TGAGGGATAAAACATCATTTATACTGTGAATCAATTTAGAATTAACAAGTTTAGAAATTGAAATTTCTATTTCATCTTTTCTAAAATGTGTGCATGTGTTGAAAGTCGTAAACTTTTTCAATGAAGCTAAATCAGTTTTACCGGTAAGAATCTGAATTAAGTTCTTCTTTTTAATCGGTTTTTTTGACTCGTGAATTGTCTGCAGAATTATCTCTTCCAAATATTCCAGAGTTGTTGCTGAAGCTTGAATGGAACCGGTACAAACATCACATTTACCGCATTTGTAATTTGTATCGAACTGACCAAAATATTCAAGAATGTAATTAAATCGGCATTGATCCGTAAAGGCATAACGAACCATCTTATCAAGTTTTGACTTAGCATGTTCGGTAAGCATTCTGGCTTTTTCAAGATTGAGCTGAATATACTTCGCTTCAATTCGGGGTGTAATCAATTTAACAGAAGGGAATAGTGACGGAATATCATAAGAAAAAATCCCGGCTCTGCCCAATGTTTGCAGAAGATCAATGATTGAATCCTCGGAAATCTCCAGAAGTCGAGATAATTTGTCAACCCCAATTTGTGTTTTCGTATTAAAAATTTTACTTCCATATTCACGTGCGAGAAGAAGAATCAGATCTTTTAATTCCGCATCGGTAAAACTCTTGGCAAATTGGTTAAGACGGTTCGGCTCAAGAAGAAATTGTCCGTAATGTTTATTCTCAAAATCCGATCTGTGGCGTATGTAACCTGACTCTTCTAGAATTTTGATAGAAGCGTTAGTTAGTGCATGGTTTATTTTTTTTACCGCAAGCAGAGAAAGAAAATTCTTATCTAGCGGGATTTCCTTATCCGGAATGTTTCCAACGGCAACCTTACCGGAATTGCAAATCAATTGATACACATCTTCAATCTGCTGGCGGGATGGACTCGAACTTGCAATAAAATATTCCTGAATTAATTTGTCGCGTTCATCATATAATAAATAAATCGATGCATCTTTCCCGTCCCGTCCCGCTCTCCCTATTTCTTGATAATAATTTTCTATTGTGCCGGGCATGTTATAGTGGAAAATAGTACGAATGTCGCTTTTGTCTATTCCCATTCCGAATGCATTCGTTGCAGCAATCACTTTAACCCTGCCGGATAAAAAATCATCTTGAATCATTCTGCGGAGTTCAGCAGCAAGTCCCGCATGATAGTACGTACAATCAATCCGGTTGCTCCTTAAGAATTCACTGACTTCCTCGGCAGATTTCCTAGTTGCGGTGTAGATTATTGCTGGTTCTTTTCTTCCTTTCAACAACTCTGCAACTTTTTCTTTTTTGTGTTGAGTGTGAATAACATTTAAATGAAAATTTTCTCTTTCAAATCCGCGTACAAAAACTTTGGGATTCTTCAATCCAAGTTGATCAATAATATCTTTCCTTACATCTTCGGTTGCAGTTGCCGTGAAAGAAGAAACATTATTTAGTCCGATAAATTCTACAAACTCTTTAATCTTCCTATAGCTTGGTCTAAAATTGTGTCCCCACTCGCTGATACAATGTGCTTCATCGACAAATAGATTGGAAGGTCTAAGCGATTTTAATCGCTCGGCAAAATATCTATTAGAAATTTTTTCAGGCGAAACATATAA
The sequence above is drawn from the Ignavibacteriales bacterium genome and encodes:
- a CDS encoding RecQ family ATP-dependent DNA helicase, with protein sequence MRSKEILQKFFGYTEFKPAQEEIISTILNGESVLTILPTGGGKSLCYQIPALMSPGFSIVISPLIALMKDQVDSINKIETVAAFINSSLDSHEIEKVLQSLANGKIKILYVSPEKISNRYFAERLKSLRPSNLFVDEAHCISEWGHNFRPSYRKIKEFVEFIGLNNVSSFTATATEDVRKDIIDQLGLKNPKVFVRGFERENFHLNVIHTQHKKEKVAELLKGRKEPAIIYTATRKSAEEVSEFLRSNRIDCTYYHAGLAAELRRMIQDDFLSGRVKVIAATNAFGMGIDKSDIRTIFHYNMPGTIENYYQEIGRAGRDGKDASIYLLYDERDKLIQEYFIASSSPSRQQIEDVYQLICNSGKVAVGNIPDKEIPLDKNFLSLLAVKKINHALTNASIKILEESGYIRHRSDFENKHYGQFLLEPNRLNQFAKSFTDAELKDLILLLAREYGSKIFNTKTQIGVDKLSRLLEISEDSIIDLLQTLGRAGIFSYDIPSLFPSVKLITPRIEAKYIQLNLEKARMLTEHAKSKLDKMVRYAFTDQCRFNYILEYFGQFDTNYKCGKCDVCTGSIQASATTLEYLEEIILQTIHESKKPIKKKNLIQILTGKTDLASLKKFTTFNTCTHFRKDEIEISISKLVNSKLIHSINDVLSLTDIGISNFLIPEEEVASNAGVGEYEEELKLFNLLRQIRKEAADKFGQNANLICSDDILREVVRLKPSTHSGLLNVEGFSQRMFNKIGDDFLNVLKIFGDSKNLTDMMKQKKLPENILKVLELVQKKYSLADIASLTKLPESIVSTQIETLIEMQPNLEVDFLFDKNELKEINKIISEGTTDLKLLREAFSNKISYAKLRIAVAKRRVN